In Scophthalmus maximus strain ysfricsl-2021 chromosome 16, ASM2237912v1, whole genome shotgun sequence, the following proteins share a genomic window:
- the eif2ak1 gene encoding eukaryotic translation initiation factor 2-alpha kinase 1 isoform X2: MSCRRDMHRSGAAAGPLRSDDSCGNSSHLLVRYNLKAAGGRGAEASVSMLRSASEEDDEVQFDTSDTDNNHEVLMADDRHYPSIQEFASAIPNHLLLGSLLEHLCFVYESNPRRSHMLFKVIGQHLATMKLLSPLAISDEFSTIRLQHNRAFTELLNAATSSLYPQGLGTNTNNLAARPKEGLFQAQTSRYLSEFEEICRLGKGSYGNVFKVMNKLDGQYYAVKKILIKKVSKDDCMKVLREVKVLSSLQHVNVVGYHTAWMEHVQPAAHRESPLPALESPEEEDISHDSFSIVFQSLSQASTDAAESDKVSPEEKQSVKALVPAQEKGQLFPKTMQRIPENYVPCVFLGQQGPKKNSKCPAMGWDSSELLEEESRRIRIELKDNSCIDDEWAADCIPKTSTEVKFHLMLYIQMQLCERSLSDWIAERNSKTREEQTKCPYGGVDTEPTLNLLRSILEGVEYIHSRGIIHRDLKPRNIFLHAKDCHVRIGDFGLACGKIIVDGRKSTMSTFSGSFHTTGVGTFVYAASEQLNGSHYDSKSDMYSIGVLALELFQPFWTEMERVRTLGDLREGKIPDSFCQRWPVLTKYIMQLTSKEPSVRPTASQLLQSELFCTKDMVIHGLERRVEEQEEEIMQLRRQLSRLQSSQDTANLSESYEA, translated from the exons ATGTCATGCCGTCGTGATATGCACAGGTCCGGAGCCGCCGCCGGCCCGCTGCGGTCGGACGACTCCTGTGGGAACAGCAGTCACCTGTTGGTCCGTTACAACCTTAAAGCCGCCGGGGGGCGCGGGGCCGAGGCTAGCGTTAGCATGCTGCGTTCGGCGAGCGAAGAGGACGACGAGGTCCAGTTTGACA CTTCTGACACAGATAATAACCATGAGGTTTTAATGGCTGATGACAGACATTACCCGTCTATCCAAGAGTTTGCCTCAGCGATCCCCAACCACCTTCTCCTGGGGTCTCTGCTGGAGCACCTGTGCTTCGTCTACGAGAGTAATCCAAGACGCTCACATATGCTGTTTAAAG TCATTGGCCAGCATTTAGCGACCATGAAACTCCTCTCACCTTTGGCCATAAGTGACGAGTTCAGCACCATCAGGCTCCAGCACAACCGGGCCTTCACTGAGCTACTCAACGCTGCCACCTCCTCATTGTACCCACAG GGTcttggcacaaacacaaacaatcttGCTGCAAG ACCTAAGGAGGGACTCTTTCAAGCACAGACGTCCCGGTATCTTAGTGAGTTTGAAGAAATCTGCAGACTTGGGAAAGGATCATATGGAAATGTTTTTAAG GTCATGAACAAACTTGATGGACAGTATTATGCTGTGAAGAAAATTCTCATCAAAAAAGTCTCAAAGGATGACTGTATGAAG GTCCTCAGGGAAGTCAAAGTACTGTCCAGCCTACAGCATGTAAATGTTGTGGGCTACCACACAGCGTGGATGGAACATGTTCAGCCTGCAGCAC ATCGGGAGTCTCCCCTGCCTGCACTGGAATCACCTGAAGAAGAGGACAT TTCCCATGACAGCTTCTCTATAGTTTTTCAAAGCCTCAGTCAAGCATCAACAGATGCAGCTGAATCTGACAAAGTCTCCCCAGAAGAGAAACAGTCTGTCAAGGCTTTAGTTCCTGCCCAAGAAAAGGGCCAGCTGTTTCCGAAGACGATGCAGCGCATCCCGGAGAACTACGTCCCCTGTGTGTTTCTGGGACAGCAAGGTCCCAAAAAGAACTCCAAATGTCCGGCCATGGGTTGGGACAGCTCAGAACTGTTAGAGGAGGAGAGCCGCAGGATTAGAATCGAGCTGAAGGACAACTCCTGCATTGACGACGAGTGGGCTGCCGATTGCATACCAAAGACTTCCACAGAG GTGAAGTTCCACCTGATGCTCTACATCCAGATGCAGCTGTGTGAGCGCTCATTGAGTGACTGGATTGCTGAGAGAAATTCCAAGACCAGAGAAGAACAAACCAAAT GTCCTTATGGTGGTGTTGATACTGAACCTACTCTCAACCTGTTGAGAAGCATACTTGAAGGGGTGGAGTATATTCACTCCAGAGGAATCATTCACAGGGACCTGAAG ccgagaaacattttcctccatGCTAAGGACTGCCATGTTCGGATTGGGGACTTTGGTTTGGCCTGTGGAAAGATAATAGTGGACGGACGTAAAAGCACCATGTCTACCTTCAGTG GTTCCTTCCATACTACTGGTGTTGGTACATTTGTGTATGCTGCATCAGAACAATTGAATGGCTCACATTATGATTCAAAG TCAGATATGTACAGCATCGGAGTGCTGGCTCTCGAGCTATTCCAGCCCTTTTGgacggagatggagagggtCCGGACCCTTGGAGACCTGCGAGAGGGGAAAATCCCAGACTCCTTCTGCCAGAGATGGCCGGTCCTGACGAAATACATCATGCAGCTAACGAGTAAAGAGCCTAGTGTTCGTCCCACAGCCAGCCAGCTTCTCCAGAGTGAACTCTTCTGCACCAAGGACATG GTGATCCATGGTTTGGAGAGAAGGGttgaagagcaggaagaagagatcATGCAGCTGAGGAGACAGCTCAGTCGGCTTCAGAGCTCACAAGACACAGCCAATTTGTCAGAGTCATACGAGGCCTAA
- the eif2ak1 gene encoding eukaryotic translation initiation factor 2-alpha kinase 1 isoform X1 gives MSLFCALQVNSIIIIITTLSALYRTSRVLYRKMDLREKSIVETIAKVIEEASDTDNNHEVLMADDRHYPSIQEFASAIPNHLLLGSLLEHLCFVYESNPRRSHMLFKVIGQHLATMKLLSPLAISDEFSTIRLQHNRAFTELLNAATSSLYPQGLGTNTNNLAARPKEGLFQAQTSRYLSEFEEICRLGKGSYGNVFKVMNKLDGQYYAVKKILIKKVSKDDCMKVLREVKVLSSLQHVNVVGYHTAWMEHVQPAAHRESPLPALESPEEEDISHDSFSIVFQSLSQASTDAAESDKVSPEEKQSVKALVPAQEKGQLFPKTMQRIPENYVPCVFLGQQGPKKNSKCPAMGWDSSELLEEESRRIRIELKDNSCIDDEWAADCIPKTSTEVKFHLMLYIQMQLCERSLSDWIAERNSKTREEQTKCPYGGVDTEPTLNLLRSILEGVEYIHSRGIIHRDLKPRNIFLHAKDCHVRIGDFGLACGKIIVDGRKSTMSTFSGSFHTTGVGTFVYAASEQLNGSHYDSKSDMYSIGVLALELFQPFWTEMERVRTLGDLREGKIPDSFCQRWPVLTKYIMQLTSKEPSVRPTASQLLQSELFCTKDMVIHGLERRVEEQEEEIMQLRRQLSRLQSSQDTANLSESYEA, from the exons ATGAGTTTGTTTTGTGCCTTGCAAGTGAATagcattatcatcattattacaaCTCTGAGTGCTTTATATCGCACCAGCAGGGTTTTATACAGAAAAATGGACCTACGAGAAAAAAGCATAGTTGAAACGATTGCAAAAGTTATTGAAGAAG CTTCTGACACAGATAATAACCATGAGGTTTTAATGGCTGATGACAGACATTACCCGTCTATCCAAGAGTTTGCCTCAGCGATCCCCAACCACCTTCTCCTGGGGTCTCTGCTGGAGCACCTGTGCTTCGTCTACGAGAGTAATCCAAGACGCTCACATATGCTGTTTAAAG TCATTGGCCAGCATTTAGCGACCATGAAACTCCTCTCACCTTTGGCCATAAGTGACGAGTTCAGCACCATCAGGCTCCAGCACAACCGGGCCTTCACTGAGCTACTCAACGCTGCCACCTCCTCATTGTACCCACAG GGTcttggcacaaacacaaacaatcttGCTGCAAG ACCTAAGGAGGGACTCTTTCAAGCACAGACGTCCCGGTATCTTAGTGAGTTTGAAGAAATCTGCAGACTTGGGAAAGGATCATATGGAAATGTTTTTAAG GTCATGAACAAACTTGATGGACAGTATTATGCTGTGAAGAAAATTCTCATCAAAAAAGTCTCAAAGGATGACTGTATGAAG GTCCTCAGGGAAGTCAAAGTACTGTCCAGCCTACAGCATGTAAATGTTGTGGGCTACCACACAGCGTGGATGGAACATGTTCAGCCTGCAGCAC ATCGGGAGTCTCCCCTGCCTGCACTGGAATCACCTGAAGAAGAGGACAT TTCCCATGACAGCTTCTCTATAGTTTTTCAAAGCCTCAGTCAAGCATCAACAGATGCAGCTGAATCTGACAAAGTCTCCCCAGAAGAGAAACAGTCTGTCAAGGCTTTAGTTCCTGCCCAAGAAAAGGGCCAGCTGTTTCCGAAGACGATGCAGCGCATCCCGGAGAACTACGTCCCCTGTGTGTTTCTGGGACAGCAAGGTCCCAAAAAGAACTCCAAATGTCCGGCCATGGGTTGGGACAGCTCAGAACTGTTAGAGGAGGAGAGCCGCAGGATTAGAATCGAGCTGAAGGACAACTCCTGCATTGACGACGAGTGGGCTGCCGATTGCATACCAAAGACTTCCACAGAG GTGAAGTTCCACCTGATGCTCTACATCCAGATGCAGCTGTGTGAGCGCTCATTGAGTGACTGGATTGCTGAGAGAAATTCCAAGACCAGAGAAGAACAAACCAAAT GTCCTTATGGTGGTGTTGATACTGAACCTACTCTCAACCTGTTGAGAAGCATACTTGAAGGGGTGGAGTATATTCACTCCAGAGGAATCATTCACAGGGACCTGAAG ccgagaaacattttcctccatGCTAAGGACTGCCATGTTCGGATTGGGGACTTTGGTTTGGCCTGTGGAAAGATAATAGTGGACGGACGTAAAAGCACCATGTCTACCTTCAGTG GTTCCTTCCATACTACTGGTGTTGGTACATTTGTGTATGCTGCATCAGAACAATTGAATGGCTCACATTATGATTCAAAG TCAGATATGTACAGCATCGGAGTGCTGGCTCTCGAGCTATTCCAGCCCTTTTGgacggagatggagagggtCCGGACCCTTGGAGACCTGCGAGAGGGGAAAATCCCAGACTCCTTCTGCCAGAGATGGCCGGTCCTGACGAAATACATCATGCAGCTAACGAGTAAAGAGCCTAGTGTTCGTCCCACAGCCAGCCAGCTTCTCCAGAGTGAACTCTTCTGCACCAAGGACATG GTGATCCATGGTTTGGAGAGAAGGGttgaagagcaggaagaagagatcATGCAGCTGAGGAGACAGCTCAGTCGGCTTCAGAGCTCACAAGACACAGCCAATTTGTCAGAGTCATACGAGGCCTAA
- the LOC118288135 gene encoding ankyrin repeat domain-containing protein 61, which produces MLEEQREHEDRSSDIIAFHNNEFYIAVMDEDVGRIEELSEKHGSNLPIQVQDGLPGKVFWKGRAIRPLHLAASYRRVKSMQSLLSSGADPEMRDELGRTTLHLVITSWPRILTPWAKPDSKLQAAVIVMHRKAEACLQLLCEHGVNINAEVEGASQETALHLSVRYAALSAVQILASYGADVNAVDNRGMTPLHMAAGILHKDTIANLIRQGADINTGVKHSGNTALHLAALALATKTIKTLEDNISCISELLEHGAEPNAENGAGMTPFQEACGMGNKELVDLLLGYGANINKLSRTGENCLFLFLDHRPNVRNSPLLGKLLSLTSPLTVYNLNGNLPSTLTLPCFFKQREQLLKLIQQPRKLQDICKSHIYLKHVRGENGELKKLLPERLYDFVFNYWENIHNITFVTADERDSFSDTFFITPS; this is translated from the exons ATGTTGGAAGAGCAGCGGGAACATGAGGACAGGAGCAGTGACATTATTGCATTTCACAATAATGAATTCTATATCGCCGTTATGGATGAGGACGTGGGGCGTATTGAAGAATTGTCAGAAAAGCATGGGAGCAACCTTCCCATCCAGGTCCAGGACGGTTTACCTGGAAAAGTTTTCTGGAAG GGCCGTGCTATCCGCCCCCTTCATTTGGCTGCCTCTTACAGAAGAGTAAAGAGCATGCAGAGCCTACTGTCATCAGGAGCAGACCCTGAAATGAG GGACGAGCTTGGTCGAACCACATTGCACTTGGTGATAACCAGTTGGCCAAGGATCCTGACTCCTTGGGCAAAACCAGATTCCAAGCTCCAGGCTGCTGTGATCGTTATGCATAGGAAGGCAGAGGCCTGTCTACAGCTCCTCTGTGAGCATGGTGTTAACATCAATGCAGAG GTAGAGGGAGCGAGTCAGGAGACTGCTCTCCACCTATCAGTGCGCTACGCTGCTCTGTCTGCTGTCCAAATTCTCGCCAGCTATGGTGCTGATGTCAATGCCGTGGACAACAGAGGGATGACGCCCCTGCACATGGCCGCCGGGATCCTCCATAAGGATACTATCGCCAACTTGATCAGGCAGGGAGCCGATATCAACACG GGGGTGAAGCACTCGGGAAACACTGCTCTGCACCTCGCTGCCCTGGCATTGGCTACGAAGACCATTAAAACCCTGGAAGACAACATAAGCTGCATCTCTGAGCTGCTGGAGCATGGGGCCGAGCCCAACGCAGAGAACGGGGCTGGAATGACACCTTTTCAGGAGGCGTGCGGCATGGGCAACAAGGAGCTGGTGGACCTGTTGCTTGGCTACGGCGCGAACATCAACAAGCTGAGCCGAACAGGGGAGaactgtctgtttctgtttctggaCCACAGGCCTAATGTGAGGAATAGCCCCCTGCTGGGGAAGCTCCTCAGCCTGACATCCCCGCTCACCGTCTACAACCTAAACGGCAACCTGCCCTCAACCCTGACATTACCATGTTTCTTCAAGCAGAGAGAGCAGCTACTAAAACTCATTCAGCAGCCAAGAAAGCTTCAGGATATTTGTAAGAGTCACATTTATCTGAAACATGTCCGCGGCGAGAAtggggaattaaaaaaattgctgcCTGAGAGGCTGTATGACTTTGTCTTCAACTACTGGGAGAACATACACAACATCACCTTTGTAACTGCTGACGAACGGGACTCGTTCAGTGACACGTTCTTTATTACTCCTAGTTGA
- the usp42 gene encoding ubiquitin carboxyl-terminal hydrolase 42 has protein sequence MTIVDRSSEKSDHESVGCKHSPFASGDVGMDSSCSSSWAVGPTMTGDSQRLKAPGGCLGPTPGAAVYNSTPSSVDRPKEQVMSSGDGIDLPQKVLFPPERLNLKWTQVHRIGAGLQNMGNTCFLNSALQCLSYTPPFANYMLTREHSKTCHEPGFCMMCTMQNHIIQVFANSGNVIKPIGVLNELKRIAKHFRYGSQEDAHEFLRYTVDAMQKSCIPGTKFDRQTQATSFIHQVFGGYLRSRVKCLNCKAVSDTFDPFLDITLEIKTAPSISKALEQFVKPEQLDGENAYKCTKCKKMVTASKRFTIHRSSNVLTLSLKRFANFSGGKLTKDVKYPEFLDLQPFMSQSQGEPLVYGLYALLVHSGFSCHAGHYFCYIKASNGQWYQMNDSSVSVSDIRSVLNQQAYVLFYIKSSDMKKAGDYSHLSHNPGIPGQSSPRPVVIPRMNTTVHHNNIGFMGPQLPPHMTKSTLHVNGNGSLRDYPTSSKPSTSSSVVGKSSHGLASSSSVSHSISRPKMIPDHDKRQKLSFFIGQSKQNRPSSSSSSSLSSYSQPSSASSSSSSSSSSSSSSSSSSSSSSSSQSTSAVRFVPRQLHHVNGMSCSNGDHHSGGNVASFLVPYGQESSEESDQENCSALDNGCLGKSHLNGSNRTGGIFDKSPQATSRESGVHHNGNGLNGSTNGISKSGQNGHHYGQHKVNGHNTTDKIPGSNHGGLSPVAIVAANGVDADHSQTSKEAFQTSSSHSIHPAASESQHLSNPHKRAKTLSEPLPQQKAPSTVSIPPSATATKTHSVASGESAASSAHHGNTAALSTSPVCSQSSGGASAAPQKISMSGDETNDLPQKNGPSAGTEGRTDAKEQYQSKPSSRGSERRYSQDVDMDRDRLHSDGSRDRERHYRDRSRERESDSDRHRHRRDYRYHHRSYRDHLPLHDRHHRDWESERRSERTVHPRERDHDRCSHHYHHYHNYHHYHHKSRENWDCERRGHKSHGSSRGRQESRESRGTKDKSNGRERNPYPSKEETEETSLSPTGPHRSTKSKGSPSRAPPSDSRSAQNHKRTDDHLSKERDDSSEARHSKKHKKSKKKKKSKDKDRHRESGSSDVDSDRASEIKKKRKKDQRRRGSEARQHSPGATQSHKNRSSEERESRKRRYYDTNGFPPEKKSRRTDDAHPSSDHLPHSQHISSTNGAAHHHLNGYTGNGYSRTNGDSHGFSSGLKH, from the exons ATGACCATAGTTGACAGATCTTCAGAAAAGTCTGACCACGAGTCAGTCGGGTGCAAGCATTCCCCCTTCGCCAGTGGAGACGTGGGTATGGACAGCAGCTGTTCCAGCAGCTGGGCGGTGGGCCCCACCATGACCGGTGACTCTCAGAGGCTGAAGGCTCCAGGAGGCTGCCTGGGCCCCACACCTGGAGCTGCTGTTTACAACAGCACTCCCTCCTCTGTGGACCGGCCCAAAGAACAAG TGATGAGCAGTGGTGACGGCATTGACCTGCCCCAGAAGGTCCTCTTCCCTCCAGAGCGCCTCAACCTGAAGTGGACCCAGGTTCACCGCATTGGAGCAGGCCTTCAAAACATGGGGAACACATGCTTCCTCAACTCGGCCCTGCAGTGTCTCAGCTACACCCCTCCGTTTGCCAACTACATGCTGACAAGGGAGCACTCTAAAACAT GTCACGAGCCGGGCTTCTGTATGATGTGCACCATGCAAAACCATATCATTCAGGTTTTTGCCAACTCTGGGAATGTCATTAAGCCCATTGGTGTGCTCAATGAGCTTAAAA GGATAGCAAAGCACTTCCGCTATGGAAGCCAAGAGGATGCCCATGAATTCCTGCGGTACACCGTGGATGCTATGCAAAAGTCCTGCATACCTGGAACCAA ATTCGACAGGCAAACACAGGCAACTTCTTTCATCCATCAAGTATTTGGCGGGTACCTAAGGTCCAGAG tgaaaTGCTTAAACTGCAAAGCAGTCTCAGATACATTTGACCCCTTTCTAGATATTACCCTGGAAATTAAG ACGGCTCCCAGCATCTCCAAGGCTCTAGAGCAGTTTGTCAAACCAGAGCAGCTGGATGGAGAAAACGCCTACAAATGCACCAA GTGCAAAAAAATGGTCACCGCCTCAAAGAGATTTACCATCCACCGCAGTTCTAACGTGCTAACACTGTCACTCAAACGCTTTGCAAACTTCAGCGGAGGCAAACTTACAAAG GATGTGAAATATCCAGAGTTCCTGGACCTGCAGCCTTTTATGTCTCAGTCCCAAGGAGAACCCCTGGTCTACGGGCTGTATGCTTTGCTGGTCCACTCTGGATTCAGCTGCCATGCTGGACACTACTTCTGCTACATTAAG GCGAGCAATGGTCAGTGGTATCAGATGAACgactcctctgtgtctgtcagtgacaTCAGGTCTGTTCTCAACCAGCAGGCCTATGTTCTCTTCTACATCAA GTCCAGTGATATGAAAAAAGCAGGCGACTACAGTCACTTGAGCCATAACCCAGGAATCCCTGGTCAGTCGTCTCCACGTCCGGTGGTGATCCCACGCATGAACACCACCGTCCACCACAACAATATTGGCTTCATGGGTCCCCAGCTGCCCCCACACATGACCAAG AGCACTCTCCATGTCAATGGGAATGGATCTCTGAGGGACTATCCTACAAGCTCCAAgcccagcaccagcagcagtgtTGTGGGAAAATCAAGCCATGGCctggcctcttcctcctccgtctcccactCAATCAGCCGGCCCAAAATGATCCCAGACCACGACAAACGCCAGAAGCTTTCATTCTTCATTGGACAAAGCAAACAGAACcgcccatcctcctcctcttcctcctccctgtcctcttaCAGCCAGCCGTCctctgccagcagcagcagcagcagcagcagcagcagcagcagcagcagctcctcctcctccagctcttcatcctcctcacagTCTACCTCAGCAGTTCGGTTTGTTCCACGTCAGCTTCACCACGTTAATGGCATGTCTTGCAGTAATGGGGATCACCACTCTGGAGGTAATGTAGCGTCATTCCTGGTGCCGTACGGCCAAGAGTCTTCAGAGGAGTCGGACCAGGAGAACTGCAGCGCCCTGGATAACGGCTGTTTAGGCAAGTCTCACCTCAATGGAAGTAACCGAACAGGAGGTATCTTTGACAAATCTCCTCAAGCCACAAGCAGAGAGTCGGGAGTGCACCATAATGGTAACGGATTAAATGGATCGACCAATGGCATCTCCAAATCAGGCCAAAATGGACACCATTATGGACAACACAAAGTCAATGGACACAACACCACTGACAAG ATCCCTGGCAGTAATCATGGAGGTTTGTCCCCGGTTGCTATCGTTGCTGCTAATGGAGTTGATGCTGACCATAGTCAAACAAG CAAAGAGGCATTCCAGACGAGTTCTTCCCATAGCATCCATCCAGCTGCAAGTGAAAGCCAGCACCTCTCCAATCCTCACAAAAGGGCTAAAACTCTGTCTGAACCCCTGCCTCAGCAAAAAGCCCCCTCCACTGTTAGCATTCCACCTTCAGCTACTGCTACAAAGACCCATTCGGTCGCATCTGGAGAATCTGCTGCCTCTTCGGCACATCATGGCAACACTGCTGCCTTATCCACCTCGCCAGTCTGCTCCCAGAGCTCCGGTGGTGCGTCTGCTGCTCCACAGAAGATAAGCATGAGTGGGGATGAAACCAATGATCTACCACAGAAAAACGGACCATCAGCAGGGACTGAAGGGCGTACAGATGCTAAGGAGCAGTACCAGTCCAAGCCAAGTTCTAGAGGCAGCGAAAGACGATATTCCCAAGATGTGGACATGGACAGAGACAGGCTGCACTCTGACGGGAgcagagaccgagagagacaCTACAGGGACAGGAGTCGGGAGCGAGAAAGTGACAGTGATCGGCATCGGCACAGACGGGACTACCGCTACCACCATCGCTCATACAGGGATCATTTGCCTCTCCACGATCGACACCACAGGGACTGGGAATCTGAGCGTCGATCTGAGCGGACCGTCCACCCCAGAGAGCGCGATCACGACAGGTGCTCTCACCATTACCACCACTACCACAAttaccaccactaccaccatAAATCCAGAGAGAACTGGGACTGTGAGCGGAGGGGACACAAGTCCCACGGCAGCTCGAGGGGGCGGCAGGAGAGTCGAGAATCACGGGGAACAAAGGACAAGAGCAATGGCAGGGAGAGGAACCCTTACCCTTCAAAAGAGGAGACTGAAGAGACCTCCTTGTCTCCCACAGGGCCACATAGATCCACAAAGTCTAAAGGCTCGCCCTCTCGGGCTCCACCCTCTGACTCCAGATCAGCTCAAAATCACAAGCGGACTGATGATCATCTGAGCAAGGAGCGAGACGACAGTTCTGAGGCCCGTCACtctaaaaaacacaagaagagcaagaaaaagaagaagtcaaaggataaagacagacacagagagagcgg AAGTTCTGACGTGGATTCCGACAGAGCCTCTGAAatcaaaaagaagaggaagaaagaccaGAGGCGGCGGGGCAGTGAGGCCAGGCAGCACAGCCCAGGAGCCACTCAGAGCCACAAGAACAGAAGCAGCGAGGAGAGGGAAAGCCGAAAGCGACGCTACTATGACACCAACGGGTTtccacctgaaaaaaaaagccggCGCACAGACGACGCTCATCCCAGCAGTGACCATCTACCCCACTCCCAGCACATTTCATCCACCAACGGCGCAGCTCACCACCATCTCAACGGATACACAG GAAACGGTTACAGCCGAACCAATGGCGACTCCCACGGATTCTCCAGTGGCCTGAAACACTGA